A portion of the Bubalus kerabau isolate K-KA32 ecotype Philippines breed swamp buffalo chromosome 1, PCC_UOA_SB_1v2, whole genome shotgun sequence genome contains these proteins:
- the THG1L gene encoding probable tRNA(His) guanylyltransferase isoform X1: MSCSRPTGHMVAIRNSAKGRLEPSFQARKYITNYKERQARCWPPQWLERPRENTGTSGAELSVLFPTLGEMWVAGTLKVRDCLAATSVTLRRCLKLGATMAKSKFEYVRDFEADDTCLPHCWVVVRLDGRNFHRFAEKHSFIKPNDSRALHLMTKCAQTVMNELEDIVIAYGQSDEYSFVFKRKSNWFKRRASKFMTHVVSQFASSYVFYWRDYFEDQPLLYPPGFDGRVIVYPSNQTLKDYLSWRQADCHINNLYNTVFWALVQQAGLTPLQAQERLQGTLAADKNEILFSEFNINYNNEPLMYRKGTVLIWQKVEEITTKEVKLPAEMEGKKMAVTRTRTVVVPLHCNIIGDAFWKEHPEILDEDS; the protein is encoded by the exons ATGAGTTGTAGCAGACCGACAGGACATATGGTAGCAATCAGGAATAGTGCTAAAGGAAGACTGGAACCCTCCTTCCAGGCCCGGAAGTACATTACGAACTACAAGGAGAGGCAAGCGAGATGCTGGCCTCCACAATGGCTAGAGCGACCACGAGAAAACACAGGAACTTCCGGGGCGGAGCTCTCTGTTCTTTTCCCTACCTTGGGGGAAATGTGGGTTGCTGGCACATTGAAAGTTCGCGATTGCTTGGCTGCTACTTCCGTCACTCTGAGACGGTGCTTGAAATTGGGAGCGACCATGGCAAAGAGCAAATTCGAGTACGTGCGGGACTTCGAGGCTGACGACACATGCCTGCCCCACTGCTGGGTGGTGGTACGGCTGGACGGCAGGAATTTCCATCG GTTTGCTGAGAAACACAGCTTTATAAAACCTAATGACAGCCGTGCTCTTCATCTAATGACCAAATGTGCCCAAACTGTAATGAATGAACTGGAGGATATTGTGATTGCATATGGACAGAGTGATGAATACAGCTTTGTGTTCAAGCGAAAAAGCAATTGGTTTAAAAGAAGAGCCAG TAAGTTTATGACTCACGTGGTTTCCCAGTTCGCCTCCAGCTATGTGTTTTATTGGCGGGATTACTTTGAGGACCAGCCCCTTCTGTATCCCCCAGGCTTTGATGGAAGAGTCATAGTGTATCCTAGCAACCAGACTCTAAAGGACTATCTCAGCTGGCGGCAAGCAGATT GTCACATCAATAATCTTTATAATACCGTGTTCTGGGCACTTGTGCAGCAGGCTGGCTTAACACCATTACAAGCCCAAGAGAGATTACAG ggAACTCTTGCAGCAGACAAgaatgagattttattttctgaattcaaCATCAACTACAATAATGAGCCACTGATGTATAGGAAGGGGACTGTGTTGATATGGCAGAAG GTGGAGGAAATCACAACAAAAGAAGTTAAGCTGCCAgcagaaatggaaggaaaaaagatggCGGTGACCCGGACCAGGACTGTGGTGGTGCCCTTGCACTGCAATATCATTGGGGATGCTTTCTGGAAGGAACATCCAGAGATCCTGGATGAAGACAGCTGA
- the LSM11 gene encoding U7 snRNA-associated Sm-like protein LSm11 has product MEERERGARSAGAGSPARPPSPRLDVSSDSFDPLLALYAPRLPPIPYPNAPCFNNVAEYESFLRTGLRSGGRGRARGAAAGSGGPAAAAGPSGRTRRRPDAPAPDPERIQRLRRLMVAKEEGDEAADARRRGPGRSRKAPRNVLTRMPLHEGSPLGELHRCIREGVKVNVHIRTFKGLRGVCTGFLVAFDKFWNMALTDVDETYRKPVLGKAYERDSSLTLTRLFDRLKLQDSSKKETDSKSAVEDSTLSRYSQTSTWKVASVWGRGDTDRSSRRRSRSVPSSLQASAREESRSELSGRTTRTEGSSAGGTFSRATTLSRGPSHKKKRKPKVDYQQVFTRHINQIFIRGENVLLVHLAQ; this is encoded by the exons ATGGAGGAGCGGGAGCGGGGGGCGAGGTCGGCTGGCGCTGGGAGCCCCGCGCGCCCGCCCAGCCCGCGGCTGGATGTCAGCTCTGACAGCTTCGACCCGCTGCTGGCCCTGTATGCGCCCCGCCTGCCTCCCATTCCCTACCCCAACGCGCCCTGCTTCAACAACGTGGCCGAGTACGAGAGCTTCCTCAGGACCGGGTTACGGAGCGGCGGGCGCGGACGGGCGCGGGGCGCGGCCGCTGGCTCAGGGGGCCCCGCTGCGGCCGCCGGGCCCTCGGGCAGGACCCGCCGCCGCCCGGACGCCCCCGCCCCGGACCCCGAGCGCATCCAGCGCCTCCGCCGCCTCATGGTGGCCAAAGAGGAAGGGGACGAGGCCGCCGACGCGCGGCGGCGGGGTCCGGGTCGGAGCAGGAAGGCGCCGCGCAACGTGCTCACGAGAATGCCCT TGCACGAAGGCAGCCCTCTGGGTGAACTCCATCGTTGTATCCGGGAGGGGGTGAAGGTGAATGTTCACATCCGCACTTTCAAGGGACTTCGGGGCGTCTGTACAGGCTTCCTCGTTGCATTTGACAAGTTCTGGAATATG GCACTTACTGATGTGGATGAGACCTACCGAAAACCTGTTCTAGGCAAAGCATATGAACGGGATTCTTCGTTGACTCTCACCAGG CTCTTTGATCGACTAAAACTGCAAGATTCCTCcaagaaggaaacagattctaAGTCTGCAGTTGAAGACTCCACTCTCTCCAGATACTCCCAGACATCCACATGGAAGGTGGCTTCCGTGTGGGGAAGAGGAGACACCGACCGGAGTTCACGCAGGCGTTCCCGCTCCGTCCCTTCTTCCTTGCAGGCGTCTGCAAGGGAGGAGTCCAGGTCAGAGCTGTCAGGGAGGACTACACGGACAGAAGGGTCCAGTGCAGGGGGTACCTTTTCCAGGGCTACCACCCTTTCCAGGGGCCCGTCccataagaaaaagagaaagcccaAAGTGGATTACCAGCAGGTTTTCACTCGCCATATAAATCAGATTTTCATTCGAGGTGAGAATGTCCTGCTGGTTCATCTTGCACAGTGA
- the THG1L gene encoding probable tRNA(His) guanylyltransferase isoform X2: MSCSRPTGHMVAIRNSAKGRLEPSFQARKYITNYKERQARCWPPQWLERPRENTGTSGAELSVLFPTLGEMWVAGTLKVRDCLAATSVTLRRCLKLGATMAKSKFEYVRDFEADDTCLPHCWVVVRLDGRNFHRFAEKHSFIKPNDSRALHLMTKCAQTVMNELEDIVIAYGQSDEYSFVFKRKSNWFKRRASKFMTHVVSQFASSYVFYWRDYFEDQPLLYPPGFDGRVIVYPSNQTLKDYLSWRQADCHINNLYNTVFWALVQQAGLTPLQAQERLQVEEITTKEVKLPAEMEGKKMAVTRTRTVVVPLHCNIIGDAFWKEHPEILDEDS; this comes from the exons ATGAGTTGTAGCAGACCGACAGGACATATGGTAGCAATCAGGAATAGTGCTAAAGGAAGACTGGAACCCTCCTTCCAGGCCCGGAAGTACATTACGAACTACAAGGAGAGGCAAGCGAGATGCTGGCCTCCACAATGGCTAGAGCGACCACGAGAAAACACAGGAACTTCCGGGGCGGAGCTCTCTGTTCTTTTCCCTACCTTGGGGGAAATGTGGGTTGCTGGCACATTGAAAGTTCGCGATTGCTTGGCTGCTACTTCCGTCACTCTGAGACGGTGCTTGAAATTGGGAGCGACCATGGCAAAGAGCAAATTCGAGTACGTGCGGGACTTCGAGGCTGACGACACATGCCTGCCCCACTGCTGGGTGGTGGTACGGCTGGACGGCAGGAATTTCCATCG GTTTGCTGAGAAACACAGCTTTATAAAACCTAATGACAGCCGTGCTCTTCATCTAATGACCAAATGTGCCCAAACTGTAATGAATGAACTGGAGGATATTGTGATTGCATATGGACAGAGTGATGAATACAGCTTTGTGTTCAAGCGAAAAAGCAATTGGTTTAAAAGAAGAGCCAG TAAGTTTATGACTCACGTGGTTTCCCAGTTCGCCTCCAGCTATGTGTTTTATTGGCGGGATTACTTTGAGGACCAGCCCCTTCTGTATCCCCCAGGCTTTGATGGAAGAGTCATAGTGTATCCTAGCAACCAGACTCTAAAGGACTATCTCAGCTGGCGGCAAGCAGATT GTCACATCAATAATCTTTATAATACCGTGTTCTGGGCACTTGTGCAGCAGGCTGGCTTAACACCATTACAAGCCCAAGAGAGATTACAG GTGGAGGAAATCACAACAAAAGAAGTTAAGCTGCCAgcagaaatggaaggaaaaaagatggCGGTGACCCGGACCAGGACTGTGGTGGTGCCCTTGCACTGCAATATCATTGGGGATGCTTTCTGGAAGGAACATCCAGAGATCCTGGATGAAGACAGCTGA
- the THG1L gene encoding probable tRNA(His) guanylyltransferase isoform X4, whose amino-acid sequence MDRVMNTALCSSEKAIGLKEEPGFDGRVIVYPSNQTLKDYLSWRQADCHINNLYNTVFWALVQQAGLTPLQAQERLQGTLAADKNEILFSEFNINYNNEPLMYRKGTVLIWQKVEEITTKEVKLPAEMEGKKMAVTRTRTVVVPLHCNIIGDAFWKEHPEILDEDS is encoded by the exons ATGGACAGAGTGATGAATACAGCTTTGTGTTCAAGCGAAAAAGCAATTGGTTTAAAAGAAGAGCCAG GCTTTGATGGAAGAGTCATAGTGTATCCTAGCAACCAGACTCTAAAGGACTATCTCAGCTGGCGGCAAGCAGATT GTCACATCAATAATCTTTATAATACCGTGTTCTGGGCACTTGTGCAGCAGGCTGGCTTAACACCATTACAAGCCCAAGAGAGATTACAG ggAACTCTTGCAGCAGACAAgaatgagattttattttctgaattcaaCATCAACTACAATAATGAGCCACTGATGTATAGGAAGGGGACTGTGTTGATATGGCAGAAG GTGGAGGAAATCACAACAAAAGAAGTTAAGCTGCCAgcagaaatggaaggaaaaaagatggCGGTGACCCGGACCAGGACTGTGGTGGTGCCCTTGCACTGCAATATCATTGGGGATGCTTTCTGGAAGGAACATCCAGAGATCCTGGATGAAGACAGCTGA
- the THG1L gene encoding probable tRNA(His) guanylyltransferase isoform X3, translating to MTHVVSQFASSYVFYWRDYFEDQPLLYPPGFDGRVIVYPSNQTLKDYLSWRQADCHINNLYNTVFWALVQQAGLTPLQAQERLQGTLAADKNEILFSEFNINYNNEPLMYRKGTVLIWQKVEEITTKEVKLPAEMEGKKMAVTRTRTVVVPLHCNIIGDAFWKEHPEILDEDS from the exons ATGACTCACGTGGTTTCCCAGTTCGCCTCCAGCTATGTGTTTTATTGGCGGGATTACTTTGAGGACCAGCCCCTTCTGTATCCCCCAGGCTTTGATGGAAGAGTCATAGTGTATCCTAGCAACCAGACTCTAAAGGACTATCTCAGCTGGCGGCAAGCAGATT GTCACATCAATAATCTTTATAATACCGTGTTCTGGGCACTTGTGCAGCAGGCTGGCTTAACACCATTACAAGCCCAAGAGAGATTACAG ggAACTCTTGCAGCAGACAAgaatgagattttattttctgaattcaaCATCAACTACAATAATGAGCCACTGATGTATAGGAAGGGGACTGTGTTGATATGGCAGAAG GTGGAGGAAATCACAACAAAAGAAGTTAAGCTGCCAgcagaaatggaaggaaaaaagatggCGGTGACCCGGACCAGGACTGTGGTGGTGCCCTTGCACTGCAATATCATTGGGGATGCTTTCTGGAAGGAACATCCAGAGATCCTGGATGAAGACAGCTGA